In a genomic window of Hyphomonas sp.:
- a CDS encoding Dyp-type peroxidase: MADTGMPDGGKTSMASMIRRMQANTAHHVRPRTREHDVTSKEIDGTTDLVVWAPIKDGFIDAFANVTHESRLRLVAEALHSLRKSAREYEHLEPYADTAKRILSLLDFRIGIVDRDLFEPDKTDDSAAASAFRPRKYMYLVATFAGPWEPYMRQIHDPLGTFLDLVLCNCEGYVTATEHGFEEYAKWVRDHQLDSAIFYSTSGMSTGDKIYLEDLEKIQREQAPDDADREIARHAFKTPDDAAADVQAASPKDALRLGLEALNVLYKLTDMYPPRKPDGTPTRDGTLLKRATQDLLRGLDRLLAPLLKPQDGTGRREVDERRIDSSLVAPINWFLEEIKPRTPPAKNPPFEESEVQKGLLSSYDSDAFTATHGALLLIRIDDAGKVRDFLDSNLFSWEGDEPMQFGPLSPFFTNIAFTYSGLRHLGIPETELATFPKEFREGMKNRAAQIGDKYHNHPRNWKLPKRNWPPETARDAPPIEPHEIDLVIQIRAQVQYDEELDHYLEFTDPMDQVRTHVDAFFSGERMASLEEFLAPSGIASLDIPGENIFNLLVAFFQGAGERYGFSILGIESMFRPGRFKNREENTSRSLSPTANLDHFGFQDGISQPKIQPGTKLSDDAGPLDVLRGDLIYGHANTLGDLPDTDQTERLAFNGSFLVVRKIAQHVEHMKAFDEACAMQRGIPDASALLVGRTKDGKALVDPDDPTNTFTYDADPNGEHCPFSAHIRLANPRDKFLERPAPKILRRGMTYGPSHDDAKDADRGIMFMAFCASIAEQYEVIQRWLNGANPSRVSASRNDPLTGSRNRPDVDSHTFTCIVDGKTERFTLTEPLTTLAWGDYFFVPSRAALQRIADAANDRVFLEMRQDEVRERIESGERLLAKLKHMPLKAQQEEWKRVIEDFLTKDPKEHDVTPKIWQAIESLGGVYKVESGIAFDQGSGKTEQKVILVTDESRILDILGRGDAYAPGTFSSSEQHDRILTGFGTIYVCLDDGETYREEADHTNDILTSYSRESAVRAGYKAGQSVLQKAIKYAEAMRQRDPDAFRDVPKAFKMELGRQYIQPALAALCQAWYGIPDGLFFKDGPWSWDTGRKCPVCPGDFMATSLHTFFPRPSSTIQEYGRMHGRSIHEAGLKYVEAVWAQDPDTDPIGGTIARKLHKEMRKRAAKHPSRTPEYQDLLARNMIGGMIGAIAPMDSCLRWALHDWLSEQTLWTFQNTFVQRLAAHTADANSNAVMDAALEAVLPALQSAMCVRPAPDLLYRTVTADHVKIGGVEAGKGDLVILGLSAATQSNLRKGNNDVSVVFGGTRKLPCGSPNPDTTLHACPAQDLALGGMTGILAALLDVGRIKALPAALIVEISDWTRSSAASAPH, encoded by the coding sequence ATGGCAGACACGGGCATGCCGGACGGTGGGAAGACTTCGATGGCGTCGATGATCCGGCGCATGCAGGCCAATACCGCCCACCATGTGCGGCCCCGCACGCGGGAACATGATGTCACAAGCAAGGAGATTGACGGCACGACGGATCTGGTCGTCTGGGCGCCGATCAAGGATGGCTTCATCGACGCCTTCGCCAATGTGACCCATGAATCCCGCCTGCGCCTCGTCGCGGAGGCCCTGCACAGTCTGCGCAAGAGCGCCCGGGAATATGAACATCTCGAGCCCTATGCCGATACGGCAAAGCGCATCCTGTCCCTGCTCGATTTCCGGATCGGCATTGTCGACCGTGACCTGTTCGAGCCGGACAAGACGGATGACAGTGCGGCAGCCAGCGCATTTCGTCCGCGCAAGTACATGTATCTTGTCGCGACATTCGCGGGCCCGTGGGAGCCCTATATGCGCCAGATCCATGATCCACTCGGAACCTTCCTCGATCTCGTCCTGTGCAATTGCGAGGGCTATGTGACCGCCACCGAGCACGGCTTCGAGGAATACGCAAAATGGGTGCGTGATCACCAGCTCGATTCCGCGATCTTCTACTCCACATCCGGCATGAGCACGGGCGACAAGATCTATCTCGAGGACCTGGAGAAGATCCAGCGGGAGCAGGCGCCAGATGATGCGGACCGTGAAATCGCGCGGCACGCCTTCAAGACGCCGGACGATGCCGCAGCAGACGTTCAGGCTGCATCCCCGAAGGATGCGCTGCGGCTCGGCCTCGAAGCCCTGAATGTGCTGTACAAGCTGACAGACATGTATCCGCCGCGCAAACCTGACGGCACGCCCACACGAGACGGAACACTCCTGAAACGGGCCACTCAGGATTTGTTGCGGGGTCTGGACCGCCTGCTCGCCCCGCTGCTGAAACCGCAGGACGGCACAGGCCGCCGGGAAGTCGATGAACGGCGGATCGACTCCAGCCTCGTCGCGCCCATCAATTGGTTTCTGGAAGAGATCAAGCCCCGGACACCGCCCGCGAAGAATCCGCCTTTCGAGGAAAGCGAGGTGCAGAAAGGCCTCCTCTCCTCCTATGACAGCGACGCATTCACGGCGACGCATGGGGCACTGCTTCTGATCCGGATCGACGATGCCGGGAAGGTCCGCGACTTTCTCGACTCGAACCTGTTCAGCTGGGAAGGCGACGAGCCGATGCAGTTCGGGCCGCTATCGCCGTTTTTCACCAATATCGCCTTCACCTATTCCGGGCTTCGCCATCTGGGAATCCCTGAAACGGAACTCGCCACATTTCCCAAGGAATTCCGTGAGGGAATGAAAAATCGCGCCGCGCAGATTGGCGACAAGTATCACAATCACCCCCGCAACTGGAAGCTGCCAAAGCGAAACTGGCCACCGGAAACGGCCCGGGACGCCCCGCCGATCGAACCTCACGAGATCGATTTGGTCATCCAGATCCGCGCACAAGTTCAGTATGATGAGGAACTCGACCATTATCTGGAGTTCACGGACCCGATGGACCAGGTCCGGACGCATGTCGACGCGTTCTTTTCCGGAGAGCGCATGGCATCCCTCGAAGAGTTCCTGGCGCCATCCGGCATCGCAAGTCTGGACATCCCCGGAGAGAACATCTTCAACCTGCTCGTGGCATTTTTTCAGGGCGCAGGGGAGCGCTACGGCTTCTCGATCCTCGGTATCGAAAGCATGTTCCGACCCGGACGGTTCAAAAACCGCGAGGAGAACACATCACGCAGCCTGTCGCCAACGGCGAATCTCGATCATTTCGGATTTCAGGACGGCATCAGCCAGCCAAAAATCCAGCCGGGCACGAAACTTTCCGATGATGCCGGCCCGCTCGATGTCCTGCGCGGGGACCTGATCTATGGTCACGCCAATACGCTGGGAGACCTTCCGGACACCGACCAGACCGAACGGCTCGCCTTCAATGGAAGCTTCCTGGTCGTTCGCAAGATCGCCCAGCATGTCGAGCACATGAAAGCGTTCGACGAGGCTTGCGCCATGCAGCGGGGCATTCCCGACGCGTCCGCTCTGCTGGTGGGGCGTACGAAGGACGGGAAAGCCCTGGTTGACCCGGATGATCCGACCAACACGTTTACCTATGACGCCGACCCGAACGGGGAGCATTGCCCGTTCTCCGCACACATTCGACTGGCCAATCCCCGCGACAAGTTCCTGGAACGCCCCGCACCGAAGATTCTACGCAGGGGCATGACGTACGGCCCGAGCCATGACGACGCGAAGGACGCGGACCGGGGCATCATGTTCATGGCCTTCTGCGCCAGCATCGCGGAGCAATATGAAGTGATCCAGCGCTGGCTGAATGGTGCCAATCCAAGCCGGGTGAGCGCCAGCCGGAACGACCCTCTGACCGGGTCCCGGAACCGGCCGGATGTCGACAGTCATACCTTCACCTGCATTGTCGATGGCAAGACCGAACGGTTCACCCTGACCGAACCGCTCACCACACTTGCCTGGGGCGATTATTTCTTTGTCCCGTCGAGGGCCGCGCTACAGCGGATAGCCGACGCCGCCAACGACAGGGTGTTCCTGGAAATGCGGCAGGATGAGGTCCGGGAGCGGATCGAGTCCGGTGAGCGCCTGCTGGCGAAGCTGAAGCATATGCCGCTCAAGGCGCAGCAGGAAGAATGGAAGCGTGTCATAGAGGATTTTCTGACCAAGGATCCGAAGGAACACGATGTCACCCCCAAAATCTGGCAAGCGATCGAGAGCCTGGGAGGTGTCTACAAGGTCGAAAGCGGCATCGCCTTCGATCAGGGGTCCGGCAAAACGGAGCAGAAAGTCATTCTGGTCACGGATGAATCGAGGATTCTGGACATACTTGGCCGGGGAGACGCCTATGCACCCGGGACCTTCTCATCCTCCGAACAGCATGACCGCATCCTGACCGGGTTCGGCACGATCTATGTCTGCCTGGATGACGGCGAGACCTATCGGGAAGAAGCCGACCACACCAATGACATCCTGACCTCCTACAGTCGCGAATCGGCCGTGCGTGCAGGATACAAGGCCGGGCAGAGTGTCCTGCAGAAGGCAATCAAATATGCCGAAGCCATGCGCCAGCGCGATCCGGACGCGTTCAGGGATGTGCCCAAGGCGTTCAAGATGGAACTCGGGCGGCAATACATCCAGCCGGCCCTCGCGGCGCTTTGCCAAGCCTGGTACGGCATTCCGGACGGACTGTTCTTCAAGGACGGCCCGTGGAGCTGGGACACGGGCAGGAAATGCCCGGTGTGTCCGGGCGATTTCATGGCGACATCCCTGCACACATTTTTCCCGCGCCCGTCATCCACAATTCAGGAATATGGCCGGATGCATGGACGTTCCATTCATGAAGCGGGCCTGAAATATGTCGAGGCCGTCTGGGCCCAGGACCCGGACACGGACCCCATCGGCGGCACAATCGCACGCAAGCTGCACAAGGAAATGCGCAAGCGCGCCGCGAAACATCCATCGAGAACCCCGGAGTATCAGGACCTGCTGGCACGCAACATGATCGGCGGAATGATCGGCGCAATCGCCCCGATGGACAGCTGTCTGCGCTGGGCCCTTCATGACTGGCTGTCGGAGCAGACGCTATGGACCTTCCAGAACACGTTCGTGCAACGCCTCGCGGCCCACACAGCAGATGCGAATTCCAATGCCGTGATGGATGCAGCTCTCGAAGCTGTGCTGCCGGCCCTGCAAAGCGCGATGTGCGTGCGGCCCGCGCCGGATCTTCTTTATCGGACCGTTACGGCCGATCACGTGAAAATCGGGGGTGTGGAGGCCGGCAAGGGCGATCTGGTCATCCTCGGTTTGTCCGCCGCAACGCAAAGCAATCTGCGCAAGGGCAACAATGATGTGTCCGTCGTGTTCGGGGGAACGCGGAAACTGCCTTGCGGCAGTCCCAATCCGGATACCACGCTGCATGCCTGCCCGGCTCAGGATCTGGCATTGGGCGGCATGACCGGCATTCTCGCCGCTCTGCTGGATGTTGGCCGGATCAAGGCCCTGCCCGCCGCCCTGATTGTCGAGATTTCAGACTGGACGAGGTCATCGGCGGCTTCGGCGCCGCATTGA
- a CDS encoding Crp/Fnr family transcriptional regulator, which yields MSGPNTFSRWQQITGQLSRRRLFKAEEVIIHEDDTDDQVYFILSGKVKVTNFSLRGREIWHSDLTAGTIFGEMAALTGSPRSVNITAVDPTRLAILSRQELFDLLEAESDFAIWLLKEMARRLEDRTDKLNAVVAQSLSQRIRAELLQLASGQADGGMVIRPVPNFTELARRLNTDRENVSREISTLTKQGVLAREPDLIRILNRDVLEQSVSI from the coding sequence ATGTCAGGGCCAAACACGTTTTCGCGTTGGCAGCAGATCACGGGGCAGCTTTCACGTCGCCGGCTGTTCAAGGCGGAAGAGGTGATCATCCATGAAGATGACACGGACGATCAGGTCTATTTCATCCTGTCCGGCAAGGTGAAGGTGACGAATTTCTCGCTCCGGGGCCGAGAAATCTGGCATTCCGATCTGACAGCCGGCACGATCTTTGGCGAGATGGCGGCGCTGACCGGCTCTCCCCGCAGCGTCAACATTACCGCGGTGGACCCGACACGGCTCGCCATCCTGTCACGCCAGGAATTGTTCGACCTGCTGGAGGCGGAGTCCGACTTCGCCATCTGGTTGCTGAAGGAAATGGCCCGGCGCCTCGAAGATCGTACCGACAAGCTCAATGCCGTGGTGGCGCAAAGCCTGTCCCAGCGGATTCGCGCCGAACTCCTGCAACTCGCCAGCGGACAGGCCGATGGCGGGATGGTCATCCGTCCGGTTCCGAATTTCACGGAACTCGCCCGGCGACTCAACACCGACCGCGAAAATGTCTCGCGCGAAATATCCACATTGACGAAGCAAGGCGTCCTGGCACGGGAGCCTGACCTGATCCGGATACTCAACCGGGATGTGCTCGAGCAGAGCGTATCGATCTGA
- a CDS encoding glycosyl hydrolase 115 family protein, producing the protein MPASICESPIEGALPLIEGGEPAGILIDATADPALHHVAEDFAEDLGRVGGHVGRIAMNPENAPRRVVIIGIAGESPLIDSLVERGLIDLSRLSGQWEAFHVEVVQAPWPNVSEALVIAGSDRRGAVFGTYDLSERMGVSPWYWFADVPVRQASDLFVTAGRRSEQPGVRYRGFFINDEDPALSGWAEDTFGGVNSAMYERVFELLLRMKGNYIWPAMWAPKSFHLDDPRSAILADEMGIVMGTSHHEPLTRAQAEWHRLENDPSTGGAWNYLTNAENIRAFWSGGLERMMSKGGGQTFENLLTIGMRGDGDEPMSEGTAIELLETIVSDQRKLIEEVTGRPAEETPQVWALYKEVQDYYDRGMKVPEDVTLLFADDNWGQIRRLPTHDLHRVGGFGVYYHFDYVGAPRNYKWMNTNQVEKVWQQMNLAYERGARDIWIVNVGDIKPMEYPLDFFLRMAWAPDEMTPQALARYPEEWAARQFGEDQADVIGDLMTEFGRLASRRKPELLDASTFPIGKAAPDHLVKGEYDLIVDEWRRLSAEMERIRQHIPANQESAFFQLVEFPILAIANLYEMYAATAWNRQLALNNDPRANLFADRVEAAFARDAELTQKYHAIESGKWNHMMSQVHMSYVIWNDPTEQVMPTIVRVAGDVPEKMRNARIVFTSPEVGPGHLLRNAAEADRNITGGKLAWHEIPGLGESSAAMIALPQGHAATDPDEAPRLEYDFVVPETTDAQIRLHLLPTLDTIGRGGVRIGVSVDEGPVRELVMDLEPTGGAADTPGKRAWYDAVIQNRVVLTARTGRLLPGDHTIKVWRIDDNVILDRVELEFNAANMD; encoded by the coding sequence ATGCCCGCTTCGATCTGCGAGTCTCCCATTGAGGGCGCCCTGCCGCTCATAGAGGGCGGGGAACCTGCCGGAATTCTGATCGACGCCACTGCTGATCCCGCCCTGCATCATGTGGCGGAGGATTTCGCGGAAGACCTCGGCCGGGTCGGTGGCCATGTCGGCCGCATCGCCATGAATCCCGAGAATGCACCTCGGCGCGTTGTGATCATCGGCATTGCAGGTGAAAGCCCGCTGATCGACAGCCTGGTCGAGCGAGGCCTGATTGATTTGTCTCGCCTGTCGGGACAGTGGGAGGCTTTCCACGTGGAAGTTGTGCAGGCCCCTTGGCCGAATGTCTCCGAGGCTCTGGTTATTGCCGGATCGGACCGAAGGGGCGCAGTGTTCGGGACATATGACCTGTCCGAACGCATGGGCGTGTCCCCGTGGTACTGGTTTGCGGATGTTCCCGTCCGTCAGGCGTCCGATCTGTTTGTCACGGCAGGCAGACGATCCGAACAGCCGGGTGTTCGGTATCGTGGTTTCTTCATCAACGACGAAGACCCCGCTCTCAGCGGCTGGGCGGAAGACACCTTTGGCGGTGTCAATTCAGCGATGTATGAGCGTGTGTTCGAACTGTTGCTCCGCATGAAGGGTAATTATATCTGGCCCGCCATGTGGGCGCCGAAATCTTTTCATTTGGATGACCCCCGGTCAGCCATTCTGGCGGACGAGATGGGAATCGTCATGGGGACATCGCATCACGAGCCGCTGACACGCGCACAGGCCGAATGGCACAGGCTGGAAAACGATCCGTCCACGGGGGGAGCGTGGAACTATCTCACGAACGCCGAAAATATTCGGGCGTTCTGGAGTGGTGGGCTTGAGCGGATGATGTCGAAAGGCGGGGGGCAGACATTTGAGAATCTCCTGACAATCGGCATGCGCGGCGACGGCGATGAGCCGATGTCTGAAGGCACTGCGATCGAGTTGCTCGAGACGATTGTCTCGGATCAAAGAAAGCTCATTGAAGAGGTGACGGGCCGTCCGGCAGAGGAGACGCCACAGGTCTGGGCCCTCTACAAGGAGGTTCAGGACTATTATGATCGCGGCATGAAGGTTCCCGAGGATGTGACCCTTCTGTTTGCAGATGACAATTGGGGGCAGATACGGCGATTGCCGACGCACGATTTGCACCGTGTCGGCGGATTTGGTGTCTACTACCACTTTGACTATGTCGGTGCCCCGCGGAACTACAAGTGGATGAACACCAATCAGGTTGAGAAAGTCTGGCAACAAATGAATTTGGCCTATGAGCGCGGCGCGCGTGATATCTGGATCGTCAATGTGGGGGATATCAAGCCGATGGAATATCCGCTCGATTTCTTCCTCCGCATGGCGTGGGCTCCCGATGAAATGACCCCTCAGGCGCTGGCCAGGTATCCGGAAGAATGGGCGGCGCGGCAGTTTGGGGAAGATCAGGCAGACGTGATTGGAGATCTGATGACCGAGTTCGGCCGTCTCGCTTCCCGCCGGAAGCCGGAATTGCTGGACGCCTCCACGTTTCCCATTGGCAAGGCCGCGCCGGATCACCTTGTCAAAGGAGAGTATGATCTGATCGTGGATGAGTGGCGACGCCTGAGCGCAGAGATGGAGCGCATTCGGCAACATATTCCTGCCAATCAGGAATCCGCTTTTTTCCAGTTGGTCGAATTCCCGATTCTCGCAATTGCCAATCTTTACGAAATGTACGCGGCGACGGCATGGAATCGTCAATTGGCCTTGAACAATGATCCGCGGGCCAATCTGTTTGCAGACAGGGTGGAAGCCGCCTTCGCACGAGATGCTGAACTCACGCAAAAGTATCACGCGATTGAATCAGGCAAGTGGAACCACATGATGTCTCAGGTCCATATGAGCTACGTGATCTGGAACGACCCGACCGAACAGGTCATGCCCACCATTGTGCGCGTGGCGGGCGACGTGCCGGAGAAGATGCGCAATGCGCGGATCGTCTTCACATCGCCAGAGGTTGGTCCCGGGCATCTTTTGCGCAACGCAGCTGAAGCTGACCGCAATATCACGGGGGGTAAACTCGCTTGGCATGAAATCCCGGGTCTTGGGGAGTCATCGGCGGCGATGATCGCTCTGCCTCAAGGACACGCGGCAACCGACCCGGACGAGGCACCTCGTCTGGAGTATGATTTCGTGGTTCCGGAGACGACGGATGCGCAGATTCGGCTCCACCTGCTCCCCACCCTCGATACGATTGGCCGGGGAGGCGTCCGGATCGGCGTCTCGGTCGATGAGGGGCCCGTGCGTGAGTTGGTCATGGATCTCGAGCCTACCGGCGGTGCGGCCGATACGCCGGGGAAACGAGCCTGGTATGATGCGGTGATCCAGAACCGGGTCGTGCTGACGGCACGGACGGGACGCCTATTGCCGGGTGACCACACGATCAAGGTCTGGCGCATTGACGACAATGTCATTCTCGACCGGGTCGAACTGGAGTTTAACGCAGCCAACATGGACTGA
- a CDS encoding TonB-dependent siderophore receptor has translation MQVSRVSAVSSVALIFAMSATLPAWAQSTGTTDSDESRQETVIVTGTTGSFGATKNETPIVETARSLSVETADMFIDKGALRLADTLTYVAGVTAEPYGFSTRGDFPFSRGLSIPRYRDSIQELFGSYNSTRTDVYTIEQVEVLKGPASVLYGQGSPGGIVNYVSKTPRDEFGGEIAAELGNFDRYQIAGDITGPVAGSDGKLLYRMVGVYRDTGTQIDQVDETTTVFMPSLSWLPTPDTKFTIIGLVQETDSDAVAQFIPVEGTLFPHTVTGEYIDTDVYVGEPGFNRYDTDSQQVTLLAEHRINDVFKLEATALWRSGEADYHQAWPTFTGASRYLNQYFGAPLFTETTVARTFYQGDNTFDQLAGDVRLRADFSTGAFEHQLLAGIQYQDVETDSDSSYYFGGGVLTGDFSYVFDLANPVYGNYPDQAVFDAIYNDNPVSTVEDLGIYISDQISYENWRFTLGLRSDSVENDSGTVVQDDDAISTSVGVLYRFDNGFAPYASYSESFETVVGTDTFTGNPLKPQEARQYEVGVKYEPSAFPGLITFNYFDIEISNLSNPNSLPGASSQQEGVGTLKGFEFESHVQLDTVYVQAAFSTLDAEDPNGYQLAAAPETQASLWATWRPDGQWTGFKSGAGIRYVGETVSENGTIRYVTPDYTLGDLMVGYEWDQWDFAINARNIADEDYLTGCLTRGDCFPGQRRTVVASLRYKF, from the coding sequence ATGCAAGTTTCGCGGGTCAGCGCAGTCAGCAGTGTCGCGCTCATTTTCGCCATGTCGGCAACGCTTCCGGCCTGGGCTCAGTCGACCGGGACCACGGACTCCGACGAGAGCCGTCAGGAAACCGTCATCGTGACGGGCACGACGGGTTCTTTCGGGGCCACGAAAAACGAAACGCCGATTGTCGAAACGGCCCGGTCGCTTTCTGTCGAAACAGCAGACATGTTTATTGACAAGGGGGCACTGCGCCTGGCGGACACGCTGACCTATGTCGCCGGCGTCACTGCTGAACCCTACGGCTTCTCGACCCGCGGTGACTTTCCGTTTTCCCGGGGCCTCAGCATTCCCCGCTACCGGGATTCTATCCAGGAATTGTTCGGCAGCTACAACTCCACCCGCACCGACGTGTATACGATCGAACAAGTGGAAGTGCTGAAGGGGCCTGCGTCCGTTCTCTACGGTCAGGGCTCTCCGGGCGGCATCGTAAACTATGTTTCGAAGACGCCGCGCGACGAATTCGGCGGTGAGATCGCGGCAGAGCTCGGCAATTTCGACCGCTATCAGATCGCAGGCGACATCACCGGACCTGTGGCCGGGTCGGACGGAAAACTGCTCTATCGCATGGTTGGCGTGTATCGCGACACGGGCACGCAGATCGATCAGGTGGATGAGACGACAACGGTGTTCATGCCGTCGCTCAGCTGGCTGCCGACCCCCGATACCAAATTCACCATTATCGGCCTGGTTCAGGAAACCGACAGTGACGCGGTCGCCCAGTTCATTCCGGTTGAGGGAACACTGTTTCCGCACACGGTCACCGGCGAATACATCGATACGGACGTATATGTCGGCGAGCCGGGCTTCAATCGCTACGACACGGATTCCCAGCAGGTCACGCTGCTGGCGGAACATCGCATCAATGACGTCTTCAAACTGGAAGCCACAGCGCTCTGGCGGTCCGGCGAAGCCGACTATCATCAAGCCTGGCCGACCTTTACCGGAGCCAGCCGTTATCTGAACCAGTATTTCGGTGCGCCCCTGTTCACCGAGACGACGGTCGCCCGCACATTCTATCAAGGGGACAACACGTTCGACCAGCTGGCTGGCGACGTTCGCTTGCGTGCAGACTTTTCAACCGGCGCCTTTGAGCACCAGTTGCTGGCTGGCATCCAGTATCAGGATGTCGAGACCGACAGCGATTCGTCCTATTATTTCGGTGGCGGCGTGCTGACGGGTGATTTCAGCTATGTCTTCGATCTCGCAAATCCGGTGTATGGAAACTATCCGGATCAGGCCGTGTTCGACGCCATCTACAATGACAATCCGGTGTCGACGGTAGAAGATCTGGGCATCTACATTTCCGACCAGATTTCCTATGAAAACTGGCGGTTCACGCTCGGGCTGCGCAGTGACAGTGTCGAAAACGACAGCGGCACCGTGGTGCAGGATGATGACGCCATCTCCACCAGCGTTGGTGTGCTCTACCGGTTCGACAATGGCTTCGCACCCTATGCCAGCTATTCTGAATCCTTCGAGACGGTGGTTGGCACGGACACCTTCACAGGCAATCCGCTCAAGCCGCAGGAAGCGCGCCAATACGAAGTCGGCGTGAAGTATGAGCCGTCCGCGTTCCCCGGACTGATCACCTTCAACTATTTCGACATCGAGATTTCGAATCTGTCCAATCCGAACTCCCTGCCGGGCGCGTCGTCCCAACAGGAAGGAGTCGGCACGCTGAAAGGCTTCGAGTTCGAAAGCCACGTCCAGCTCGACACAGTCTATGTGCAGGCGGCATTCTCCACCCTCGACGCCGAGGATCCCAACGGGTACCAACTCGCCGCCGCACCGGAAACGCAGGCATCGCTGTGGGCAACCTGGCGCCCTGACGGACAATGGACGGGCTTCAAGTCCGGCGCCGGCATCCGCTATGTCGGCGAAACGGTCTCGGAGAATGGCACGATCCGCTATGTCACCCCGGATTACACGCTGGGTGACCTGATGGTCGGCTATGAATGGGACCAATGGGATTTCGCGATCAATGCCCGCAACATTGCTGACGAGGATTATCTCACCGGATGTCTGACCCGGGGTGACTGTTTCCCCGGCCAGCGCCGGACCGTCGTCGCCAGCCTGCGGTACAAATTCTAG